The region CTCATATTGTATCTGTGCCATCCTATCAAGTAACACTTCGTTAAGAGCCTGATTGTTAAAGTAGGTCTGCTGTAATAACATAAACTCTCCTACGGGGTCGAACACACCCAAAGGAATAAGTCCTATTGCAAACAAGCCTGGGGCTGCTGGCTGCTCCAAAGGAATATCAGCAGGTGCTGGGGGGTCCTCTGGAACATCAGGAGGTACTAATGGAAAACCAGGTGGCATAGGATTCTCTTCCGGATCCATGCCTGAAAACCAAGACAAATACATAACACAAATGTATGACATTTAAAAACATAGCAAGTATTTCAATCAAATACTGCAAAGAGttttcaaacctcaaaacaaatgtGGATATTTGTTCCTCATTTCATGTTCAAGTTCCCAAGATGCTTCCTCAACATCATGGTTTCACCATAGGACTTTAACTAAAGGAATAGTTTTGGTCCTTAATCATTGCTCTTTGCGATCAAGAATTTGAACTGGTAGTCCTTCGTACTTGAGATTGTCTTGCACTTGAAGAGGCTCGAAGTCTATGATATGGCGCGGATCATGAACATGTCTTCTCAAGGTTGAAACATGGAAGACGTTATGGATTTAAGATAAAGCTGGTGGTAACTCAACTTTGTACGCCACGAGGCCAATCACTTCTTTAACTTCGAAGGGTCCCGCAAATCTTGGACTCAGCTTCCCCTTCTTTCCAAACCGCATTACTCCTTTCATCGGCGAGACTTTTAGATAGACAAGGTCACCCACATTGAATTCCAATTGACGACGGTGTTTGTCTGCGTAGTTCTTTTGCCGGCTTTGGACTGTCAGCATCCTTCTTCGAATAACAgagatcttgtccttcatgtctTGTATCATTTCCGGCCCGATGAGATATTTTTCAcccacttcatcccaatatagcAGGGATCTACATTTCCGTCCATACAGCGCTTCATACGGTGCCATTCCAATAGTCGCCTGAAAGCTATTGTTGTAGGCAAATTCGACTaaagttaaatatttaatcCACTTACCTTTAAAGTCCAGCACGCACAATCTCAACATGTCTTCCAAAATCTAAATAGTTCTCTCTGATTGTCCATCGGTTTGAGGATGATAGGCAGTGCTAATGTTTAGCTTAGTTCCCAATGCGTCTTGAAAGCATTTCCAGAACCTAGAAGTAAATCAGGAATCTCTGTCAGATACAATAGAGACAGGCACTCCATGTAATCTAACGATGTCTCTAATGTACATTTCAGCTAACTTGGGCACCGGGTTGGTGATGTGAAATGGATTGAAATGAGCACTTTTGGTAAGCCTATTGATCACAACCCAAACGGAATCTTGGCCACCGGGTGCCTTTGGTAAGCCTACTACAAAATCCATGGCAATCTGATCCCATTTCCATTCCGGAATACTTAAAGGTTGAAGAAGTCCTGCAGGTCTTTGATGTTCAGCTTTCACTTGTTGACAAACATGACATTGGGCCACGTATTCAGCAACATCTCGTTTCATGCCCTGCCAccagaatttcttcttcaaatcttgatacATCTTGGTACTCCCCGGATGAACTGTATATCGTGTTTTGTGAGCTTCTTCTAAAATATCTCTTCTCAGCTCCACATCGTTAGGTATAACAATCCTAGTGTCACCCATTCTCAACAAACCGTCATCCGTGAAACAAAATCTAGAAGCCCTGCTGCGATTAGCCTTCTTCATCAATCCTTGCACTTCAAGATCATTTTCCTGGGCCACTTTGATTCTATCAGAAGTTAGAGGATGAATAACCAAAGATGCTAAAACTGCTTGTTCCTCTGCAACGTTCAATTGAATCACCTTTACACATTGAGCCAGTTGATCTGGGGTGGTGATAGAATTTAAGATTCTACCGCACGACTTCCTGCTTAATCCATCTGCTACCACGTTCGCTTTCCCTGGATGGTATATAATATGGCAATCGTAATCCTTGATTAACTCAAGTCACCTTCGCTGCCTTATATTCAATTCCTTTTGCGTGAAAATGTACTTGAGACTCTTGTGGTTGGTGTAGATTTCCACTGTCTCTTGAAGTAGgtaatgtctccaaatcttcaatGCATAGACGATGGCCGCAAGTTCCAGATCATGAACAAGATAGTTTCTCTCGTGGTCCTTCAGTTGTCTTGACGCATAGGCGATCACCTTGCCTTGCTGCATGAGCATGTAACCTAGGCCTTGAAGAGATGCATCGGtaaagataacgaatttctcCGACTCCTTGGGAAGGGTCAGGACAGGTGCAGATACTAACCTTTGATTTAGCTCTTGAAAGCATTCTTCACATTCATCACTCCAGATGAAACGAGCATTCTTCTTTGTTAAAGCAGTTAAAGGTCCTGAAAGCTTAGAAAAACCTTCAACAAATCTTCAGTAGTATCCCGCAAACCCTAGGAAACTCCATATCTCATTTACATTCGATGGCCGCTCCCAATTTGTCACCGCTTCAATCTTTCTTGGGTCAACTGCTACCCCATCTTTTGAAATTACGTGACCTAAGAATGAGACTTCCTTCAGCCAATACTCACATTTCTTGAGTTTAGCAAAAAGCTTCTTCTCCCTCAAGATGCTCAGCACTGTCTTTAGGTGTTCTTCGTGATCTTTGCTATTGGCAGAGTAAACTAAGATGTCATCTATGAACACCACCACAAACTGGTCAAGGTACTTGTGAAACACCCGATTCATTAGATCCATGAATACAGAAGGTGCATTAGTCACTCCAAATGGCATGACTAAGAATTCGTAATGTCCATAACGCGTACGTATTGCCGTTTCTGAAATGTCTACTTCCTTTACCTTGAGCTGGTGATACCCCGATCGAAGGTCGATCTTGGAGAATACCGTATCTTCCTTCAATTGGTCAAAGAGATTGTCAATCCTCGGTAACGGGTACTTGTTCTTGATAGTTACTCGGTTGAGTTTGCGGTAATCAATGCACATATGCAAAGATCCATCCTTCTTCCTTACAAACAGAACGGGTGCTCCCTATGGTGAGACGCTAGGGTAAAACCCCGGTCTACCAAGTCTTCAAGTTGCTTCTTTAGCTCCTTCAATTCTGATGGCGCCATATGGTATGGTGCTTTatgaatgggttgagttcctGGCATCAGATCGATAGTGAACTCGATCTCTAGATCAGGCGGCAACCCAGTTAAGACCTCGGCAAAAACGTTTGGATATTCACGCACTACAGGTATATCTTCCAGCTTATGTTCTCCTTCCGGCTCAGCCTTGACATAAGTTAAAAATGCTTGCGCACCACAGCTAATGCTCCGCCTTGCTTGAATTGCAGAAAGAAGAGGTGGAGTGGCTCGTACTCGAGATccacaaaatttgaattcttcttCGCTTGGAGAGCGAAAGataacttctttctttctacagtCAATATTGGCATAGTTCTTTGACAACCAGTCCATTCCTAAAATTAcatcaaaacctaacatttgAAACACTGCTAGATTTGCTGGTAGGACTCTATCTCCTATGACAATAGGGCAGTTCtcaataaattttctacaagTAACTACATTCCCAGTAGGTGTTGATACGGTTATGTTTTGGTTCAAGGGTTGAGAAGTCATGCTACATAATTTAacatatgtagatgatatgaagGAATACGTTGCACTTGAGTCAAAAAGAGTGCTTCCCACTTTACCAAATAAAGGAATGGTACCTGTTATTACATCCACATCCTCTTCATCACCTTCgactccttcttcttcttctcctccgggCATGAGAGAGTATACCCGTGCCTGAGTTCCTCTTCCTTGAGGTTTCATTCCTCCCGCAGTATTCATAGGGCAGTCCTTCAGAAAATGCATGTGGATGCTCCCTGCTTACAATCCCCTATATGTGTCCTTGCGCATTTGCTGCAGACGGTCTTCTGATTCGAAAAATTCATTCCCAGGGTAGGCTTGGAGCCACTTCCAACAGCTTGCCTCTTGACTGGGCGCGTCATCGATTGCTTCAAACGTTTCTTCAATTCATACGCTGCTGCTGATTCTCGTATTCCTCTTTCAGCTAGAGATGCCACTTCCACTAATCTGGCGTATTCCTTTATTTCCAAACAAATCACTCTCTCCCTGATACGAGGGTTGAGGCCATTCTCAAATCGTTCCGCCTTTCCTTTCTTCATCAGGTATGAGATTGGCCGCAAACCGAGCTAGCTCCATGAATCTGGCAGAATATTGCTCTACAGTCATGTCACCTTGGACTAGATTCTAGAATTCTATCGCTCGTAGTTGCCTCTGAGATCAAGGGAAAAAATGTCGATTGTACTCCTCCTTGAACATCTCCCAAGTGATCACTGTTCCTCCTCCAAGCAGCACCTTCCTTGCAGTCCACCATCTCTTAGCTTCACCCGTCAGCTGCAGTACAATGCACTGAACCTTCTGCTCGTCTGTACAACCGAGGGTAGTGTACAGTACATCTATATCTGTGAGCCAAGCTTCTACAACATTCGGCCCTTCAGTTCCTTCAAAAGTTTGAAAGTGATAGCTAGCAAAATCGCGTAATGAACAACCTACGGGTTCGGCTCGTTCATTGGGTCGCGGAATTCGTGATATTGCTTCGGCCAAATGCCTAGTGGTGTCAGCTATAAGTTGTATTAAAGCTGGGTGTATGCCATCATTGAAtggtggcggtggaggtggAGATGGCAGATCTTCCTCACCATTTTCTTCAGGACGAGGGACACGGTTAGAGTCACAGAGGGGACGACGTCTATGAGGCATGATTCTGTGTTTTAAAGGAACAGCTATTCCACATTTTGTAGGGTACAATCATTTTTCCTTCAAACGACTACATAATGTTTAAAACCAATCAATAAAGCTAACAACCTAATTATTTAACAATCAATCACTGATaaagatttcataaacaaatcatGCTATGAACAATTgtaacactcaaaattattcaaataaacaatgattataaacaataaaattttaagtCCACATATACATCTATCTACTGAAGCaagttattttattcttattctgactcatgaaattcaaattaatatctagcatatatatatatatatatatacaagcaaaAATACTTTTATATTCCTATAGCTCTGTGTGCCTAGATACTATGCTAAGGTCAAATCtaaggtcctcagagcaaaccactctgataccaaactgtaacgccccgcttttacaaaaagcgtaagtgcaaattttcgaatttccacgtgacattactaacttatcagaggtaattattagcaacggaataaatgtaatacaGTTTTGCGAAtagattgacacctcagagctactactgaaatacctcaaaatatataataagttagtaagtataattatacaaatagTAAtaacagtcatgcctcacagggcaagatagtcatacaagccaaatatttacatataactgaaggatcataagtattgtcttaagctaggtagggtgaactacaacagggtagtcccaaaacgAGAGGCcgtccagccttacaaaaacggaatcaggaaccatctataagtcgggatagtcctgatattcctcttcttcatagcctgaatcattacaTAGTACAGAGAGAAGAcagcaacataaaatactaaagtgagtccactgtttccaataatagtacgagtgctgatttatttaattaatgcaacagaATGCAATGGCCAAATAATCACATGTagatacaaaatataatctatgaccgcgaatcatagacataaaatgaacataaacataatcataaagcaatgacaattttaagtgtagagttttaggtatttccctttttttccactactctgttggccttggcacggttagcgtgttatttgaaaccttggtttcctcacttaacttttaattatattctttgggagccttggttTCCCtagtgaccttggtacaccagtttttgtatttattattcttttcaggtacctcctcattcactgagaaccttggaactcaggTGAAGCCTtgtgtacccactgtggatcttgatccaacagcttgatattagacagattattaaaaataataaaatatgcaaaaccacatgcgtaaacaagtaaataaagcagtaaacataatattatagggaaagtcaaccagcttcgtcctcagtaag is a window of Alnus glutinosa chromosome 4, dhAlnGlut1.1, whole genome shotgun sequence DNA encoding:
- the LOC133866208 gene encoding uncharacterized protein LOC133866208, coding for MNTAGGMKPQGRGTQARVYSLMPGGEEEEGVEGDEEDVDVITGTIPLFGKVGSTLFDSSATYSFISSTYVKLCSMTSQPLNQNITVSTPTGNVVTCRKFIENCPIVIGDRVLPANLAVFQMLGFDVILGMDWLSKNYANIDCRKKEVIFRSPSEEEFKFCGSRVRATPPLLSAIQARRSISCGAQAFLTYVKAEPEGEHKLEDIPVVREYPNVFAEVLTGLPPDLEIEFTIDLMPGTQPIHKAPYHMAPSELKELKKQLEDLVDRGFTLASHHREHPFCL